From Saprospiraceae bacterium, one genomic window encodes:
- a CDS encoding VCBS repeat-containing protein → MLRFYYIFILFLVACQTDKSNLSGENPSENSGSLYTLLNPEVTGVKFTNLLQEDNNYNYLNFEAIYNGAGVGVLDVNNDGLQDLFFSSNQGANKLFLNKGNFEFTDISNEAGIEGGKEFKAGVTIADVNGDGYDDIYVSCHLYDSVHLRRNKLYINNQNNTFTEKAKEFGIDDEGYSINATFFDYDLDGDLDLFVVNQPPNQSEIRNNIREINYDYSSKLYENKNGIFEDITKKAGVFSIGYSLSAVIADVSNDGWPDIYVTNDYTMPDFAYINNKDKTFVDITHQSFNHLSTFSMGCDIGDINNDGWLDIIVADMVAEDHYRNKANMAGMNPKLFWELVNSGLHHQYMFNTLHLNRGNGLFSDIAQLAGISKTDWSWSALFADYNNDGLQDLYITNGLKRDVRNRDFDLFRIDYFKNRNNPSYKGEKFDNATDLLDRAPSVKLANYMYQNTGDYHFKNVSGKWDLAQPSFSQGAAYADLDNDGDLDLVVNNMDENAFLYRNNSNPKTNHYLRIHCVGPEKNRKSFGARAIVYYGEEFQIRELSNSRGYLSCSEPVLHFGVGGVKKIDSLIVRWPGGSSLKMENVKVNQEITVDIKQAQIKMEHQILGFPVHQYTADEENILPKEASHFENEFDDYRKEILIPHKMSTLGPCLVVADINQDGLQDFYLGGSTGKGGKLFVQNNTGGFEILQGPWNKYKDLEDGDAAFEDIDKDGDLDLIIGTGSNEYPEGSQKYKTRLYINKGNGKFEDRSDLFPPTHISVGLVKVFDMDGDGDMDVFLGGRQVPGKYGMSAPSKILINDSGKFKDETLERCPQLNENFGMVSCGVYTDLNRDGHQDLVVAGEWMKITILINDGKGNFKDKSEEWGTDSSYGWWSSLVAVDIDKDGDPDLLAGNAGTNLKFKASPEKPFSVYLDDFDENGTWDTYLAKYDSDGKLYPIRGRQCSSEQMPYIKDKFKNYESFAKATVQEILEGKLEKSLHKFVNGFESGIFRNENKTALKFEAFPMECQFSPIHDFAVYDFNKDGKLDFTYAGNYYNREIETIRSDAGIGGICLGTSQNSFSSVHSSKCGFFLSGDTRKMKLIRINGADYLITSVNNGPVRLNRIL, encoded by the coding sequence ATGTTAAGATTTTACTATATATTCATTTTATTCTTGGTGGCCTGTCAAACTGACAAGTCTAATCTATCCGGAGAAAATCCGTCCGAAAACAGTGGATCACTTTATACACTATTAAATCCGGAGGTAACAGGTGTCAAATTTACCAATCTTTTACAAGAGGACAACAATTATAACTATCTCAATTTTGAAGCCATATATAACGGAGCAGGAGTTGGTGTGCTCGATGTCAATAATGATGGTCTTCAGGATCTCTTTTTTAGCTCAAATCAAGGTGCAAATAAATTGTTCTTGAACAAAGGAAATTTTGAATTTACTGATATCTCAAATGAAGCCGGAATTGAAGGAGGAAAAGAATTTAAAGCCGGCGTTACTATTGCAGATGTCAATGGAGATGGATATGATGACATTTACGTATCCTGTCATCTCTACGATTCTGTGCACTTAAGACGAAATAAACTATATATCAATAATCAGAACAACACATTCACTGAAAAGGCTAAAGAATTTGGAATCGATGATGAAGGGTATAGTATCAATGCAACATTTTTTGATTACGATCTGGATGGTGACTTGGATTTATTTGTAGTCAATCAACCTCCCAATCAATCAGAAATCCGGAATAACATTCGAGAAATTAATTACGACTACAGCTCAAAACTATATGAGAATAAAAATGGGATTTTTGAAGACATTACAAAAAAAGCTGGGGTATTCTCCATTGGATACAGTCTATCAGCTGTCATTGCCGATGTCTCAAATGATGGTTGGCCTGATATCTATGTCACCAATGATTATACCATGCCTGATTTTGCTTACATCAACAACAAGGATAAAACATTTGTGGACATTACCCATCAATCTTTTAATCACTTGAGTACTTTCAGCATGGGCTGTGATATTGGCGACATCAACAATGATGGGTGGCTCGATATCATCGTTGCGGATATGGTGGCAGAAGATCATTATCGCAACAAGGCTAATATGGCTGGTATGAATCCAAAGCTGTTTTGGGAATTGGTAAATAGTGGCTTGCACCACCAATACATGTTTAATACCCTCCATTTAAACAGAGGGAATGGTTTGTTTAGCGATATTGCACAATTGGCAGGTATCTCAAAAACAGATTGGAGTTGGTCCGCACTTTTTGCAGATTATAACAACGATGGATTGCAAGATTTATACATCACCAATGGTTTAAAGAGGGATGTCCGCAATCGCGATTTCGATCTGTTCAGAATTGATTATTTTAAAAATCGGAACAACCCCTCGTATAAAGGTGAAAAATTTGACAATGCAACTGATTTGCTAGACAGAGCTCCGTCTGTAAAACTTGCCAATTATATGTACCAGAATACTGGCGATTACCATTTTAAAAACGTCAGCGGTAAATGGGACTTGGCTCAGCCCAGTTTTTCTCAAGGTGCTGCCTATGCTGATCTCGACAATGATGGAGATTTGGATCTGGTCGTGAATAATATGGATGAAAATGCATTTTTGTATCGCAACAATTCAAATCCAAAAACAAATCACTATCTGCGCATTCATTGTGTTGGTCCTGAAAAAAACAGAAAAAGTTTTGGTGCAAGAGCGATTGTATATTACGGCGAAGAATTTCAAATCAGGGAATTATCCAATTCAAGGGGCTATTTATCCTGTTCGGAACCTGTGTTGCACTTTGGTGTGGGCGGAGTTAAAAAAATTGATTCGCTCATTGTCCGCTGGCCTGGTGGAAGCAGCTTAAAAATGGAAAATGTAAAAGTCAATCAGGAAATCACTGTGGATATTAAACAAGCCCAAATTAAAATGGAACACCAAATTTTAGGATTTCCAGTACACCAATATACGGCTGATGAAGAAAACATACTTCCCAAGGAAGCTTCTCATTTTGAAAACGAATTTGACGATTACAGAAAGGAAATTTTGATACCGCACAAGATGTCAACTTTGGGTCCTTGTCTTGTTGTGGCTGATATCAATCAAGACGGTTTGCAAGATTTTTATCTTGGCGGATCTACCGGTAAAGGAGGAAAATTATTTGTTCAAAACAATACCGGCGGTTTTGAAATCCTGCAGGGTCCTTGGAATAAATACAAAGACTTGGAAGATGGAGATGCTGCTTTTGAAGATATAGACAAAGATGGTGATCTGGACTTAATCATTGGAACCGGTAGCAATGAATATCCTGAAGGATCACAAAAATATAAAACGAGGTTATATATCAATAAAGGCAATGGAAAGTTTGAAGACAGAAGCGATTTATTTCCACCAACCCATATCAGCGTAGGCTTGGTCAAGGTATTTGATATGGATGGAGATGGCGACATGGATGTATTCCTTGGAGGCAGACAGGTGCCCGGAAAATATGGAATGTCCGCACCCAGCAAAATTCTGATCAATGATTCCGGGAAATTTAAAGATGAGACCTTAGAAAGATGTCCGCAGCTCAATGAAAATTTTGGAATGGTAAGTTGTGGTGTTTATACTGATTTGAACAGAGATGGGCATCAAGATCTTGTAGTTGCTGGTGAATGGATGAAGATCACCATATTGATCAATGATGGCAAAGGTAATTTTAAGGACAAAAGCGAAGAATGGGGAACGGATTCCAGCTATGGTTGGTGGAGCAGTCTGGTAGCTGTTGATATTGATAAGGATGGTGATCCGGATTTATTGGCAGGTAATGCGGGTACCAATTTAAAATTTAAAGCATCTCCTGAGAAGCCATTCTCGGTTTATCTGGATGACTTTGATGAAAACGGAACCTGGGATACTTATCTGGCCAAATACGACAGTGATGGTAAATTATATCCCATTCGCGGAAGACAATGCAGCAGTGAGCAGATGCCCTATATCAAAGATAAATTTAAAAATTATGAGAGCTTTGCCAAAGCAACGGTTCAGGAAATCCTCGAAGGCAAATTGGAAAAGAGTTTGCACAAATTTGTCAATGGTTTCGAAAGCGGAATATTCCGAAATGAAAATAAAACTGCATTAAAATTTGAAGCATTCCCCATGGAATGTCAATTTTCTCCCATTCATGATTTTGCGGTTTATGATTTTAACAAAGATGGAAAACTTGATTTCACCTATGCAGGAAATTATTATAACCGTGAAATTGAAACCATCCGGTCTGATGCCGGTATCGGAGGCATTTGTCTGGGTACTTCACAGAATTCATTTTCATCGGTTCATTCTTCCAAATGTGGATTTTTCCTATCGGGGGATACCAGGAAAATGAAATTAATTCGGATAAACGGAGCAGATTATCTGATCACCAGTGTAAACAATGGACCTGTCCGATTAAATAGAATTTTGTAA
- a CDS encoding FKBP-type peptidyl-prolyl cis-trans isomerase has product MKKNQLFKAVFFAYWVLFAFISCNGLGEKTTRHGNKYTLLAKGNGVKMKNGDVAFCSLQKWIGDSLELSSDFKERVMPFTLYHPEDIRPDNLVQDVLSEMSLGDSVMILQKIDSFEKNKYAKFNIDHFTMVMKVVKVGIPGSSELFMDSLLNVEPIIQARRKSFRDSTIANLKEFIDSKKYESHPDKTNLDSGIVIYYLKHGEGPAIGKGKYTLFDQTVLFEDKSLLASSYSASVADYIITGTHATIEGLDKAISAMKCGDVAYLYIPYEMAYKEWGSGFVPPKTNLFIYLHIRKAIPVKRDEYIDYFKLK; this is encoded by the coding sequence ATGAAAAAAAACCAATTATTTAAAGCAGTTTTTTTTGCCTATTGGGTACTGTTCGCATTCATTTCTTGCAATGGTCTAGGTGAAAAAACCACCCGGCATGGCAATAAATACACTCTTTTGGCCAAGGGAAATGGAGTGAAAATGAAGAATGGTGATGTAGCCTTTTGTTCTCTTCAAAAATGGATCGGTGATAGTTTGGAATTGAGCAGTGATTTTAAGGAAAGAGTAATGCCTTTTACACTTTACCATCCTGAAGACATCCGTCCTGACAATTTGGTGCAGGATGTTTTGTCAGAAATGTCCCTGGGAGATAGTGTCATGATTTTACAAAAAATTGATAGTTTTGAAAAAAACAAATATGCCAAATTTAACATAGACCACTTTACCATGGTCATGAAAGTGGTAAAAGTAGGAATTCCAGGTTCGAGCGAACTCTTTATGGATAGCTTGCTCAATGTGGAACCAATCATTCAGGCAAGAAGAAAATCGTTTAGAGACAGCACAATTGCCAATTTAAAAGAATTTATCGATTCTAAAAAGTATGAATCGCATCCGGATAAAACAAACCTGGATTCCGGAATCGTTATTTACTATCTGAAGCATGGAGAAGGTCCAGCCATTGGTAAAGGCAAATACACCTTGTTCGATCAAACAGTATTGTTTGAAGATAAATCATTGTTGGCCAGTTCATACTCAGCCAGTGTTGCCGATTATATTATAACCGGTACCCATGCAACCATTGAAGGACTGGATAAAGCAATAAGTGCCATGAAATGCGGAGACGTTGCGTACTTATACATTCCCTATGAAATGGCATATAAAGAATGGGGTTCTGGTTTTGTGCCACCAAAAACAAATCTTTTTATTTATTTGCACATCCGGAAAGCCATTCCTGTGAAAAGGGATGAATATATTGACTACTTCAAGTTAAAGTAA
- a CDS encoding superoxide dismutase, translating to MPFTLPNLPYPVQSLEPYIDQRTMEIHHGKHHAAYTNNLNAAIQGTAMENMGIEDLLKGMDMSNMPLRNNGGGYYNHCLFWEIMAPANGSKPSAGLDSAIQSSFGSFETFKEKFNQAAMTRFGSGWAWLCVHPGGRLEICSTPNQDNPIMPGTGCGGTPILGVDVWEHAYYLLYQNRRADYLNGFFEVINWDEVSRKFENSK from the coding sequence ATGCCATTTACATTACCTAATTTACCATATCCGGTACAATCTCTTGAACCATATATTGATCAGAGGACGATGGAAATCCACCACGGAAAACATCACGCCGCATACACCAATAATTTAAACGCTGCAATTCAAGGGACTGCAATGGAAAATATGGGCATTGAAGATCTACTAAAAGGAATGGATATGTCCAATATGCCTCTAAGAAACAATGGTGGCGGTTACTACAACCATTGTTTGTTTTGGGAAATCATGGCACCAGCCAATGGCAGTAAGCCTTCTGCAGGATTGGATTCTGCCATTCAATCCAGCTTTGGAAGTTTTGAGACCTTCAAGGAGAAGTTTAATCAGGCTGCCATGACCCGGTTTGGATCAGGATGGGCCTGGCTTTGCGTCCATCCAGGAGGACGTCTCGAAATTTGTTCTACTCCTAATCAAGATAATCCAATCATGCCAGGGACAGGATGTGGTGGAACCCCTATATTGGGAGTAGATGTCTGGGAGCATGCCTACTATCTTCTCTACCAAAACAGGAGGGCTGATTATCTCAATGGTTTTTTTGAGGTGATCAATTGGGACGAGGTTTCCCGTAAATTTGAAAATTCGAAGTAA
- a CDS encoding thiolase family protein produces the protein MEEAYIVSYGRSIFAKAKKGSFKNFRSDDLAVDIIRQLVAKTQGLQAEMVDDLLVGCANPEGEQGLQIGRQIALRALGQSVPGMTINRYCASGLETISIATAKIRAGMGHCYIAGGVENMSQIPMEGYKLALNYTVADSHPEYLIGMGLTAEAVAKKYKVSRLDQDQFSVRSHQLANKALTTGRFKDEIFPVEVHDVLLQNGKRKEISFSADTDEGIRPDTNLEVLSTLKPVFAQNGSVTAGNSSQTTDGAAFVVVMSDSLVKSLGIKPLARMMSCSLAGVDPLYMGIGPCTAIPKALQYAGLNLNQIELVELNEAFAAQALAVIREAQLDPDMVNVNGGAIALGHPLGCSGARLSMTLIRELKSQNKKFGIATACVGGGQGIAAVFEAF, from the coding sequence ATGGAAGAGGCCTATATCGTTTCTTATGGAAGGTCCATTTTTGCAAAAGCCAAAAAAGGTAGTTTTAAGAACTTTAGATCGGATGACCTTGCAGTGGATATCATTCGTCAATTGGTGGCTAAGACCCAGGGACTTCAGGCTGAGATGGTCGATGACCTACTCGTTGGTTGTGCCAATCCAGAGGGTGAACAGGGCCTACAGATTGGAAGACAAATAGCACTAAGGGCATTGGGACAAAGTGTACCTGGTATGACCATAAACAGGTATTGTGCTTCAGGTCTGGAAACCATATCCATTGCCACCGCAAAAATAAGAGCCGGAATGGGACATTGTTATATTGCGGGTGGCGTAGAGAACATGAGCCAAATCCCAATGGAGGGTTATAAATTGGCTTTAAATTATACTGTAGCAGATTCGCATCCTGAATATCTGATTGGTATGGGATTAACCGCTGAGGCTGTCGCAAAAAAGTATAAGGTGAGCAGGCTGGATCAGGATCAATTTTCTGTAAGGTCTCATCAATTGGCCAATAAAGCATTGACAACAGGTCGCTTTAAAGACGAGATATTCCCAGTTGAAGTGCATGATGTGCTTCTTCAGAATGGGAAGAGGAAGGAAATTTCTTTTTCCGCAGATACAGATGAAGGCATCAGACCTGACACAAACCTGGAAGTATTAAGTACATTGAAGCCGGTATTTGCTCAAAATGGATCTGTTACTGCTGGAAATTCCTCTCAAACTACAGATGGTGCTGCATTTGTGGTTGTTATGTCAGACAGCCTTGTGAAAAGTTTGGGGATTAAACCCCTTGCACGAATGATGAGTTGTTCGCTGGCTGGGGTGGATCCTCTCTATATGGGAATAGGTCCATGTACCGCCATTCCAAAAGCACTGCAATACGCAGGACTAAACCTGAATCAGATTGAATTGGTCGAATTAAATGAAGCCTTTGCAGCCCAGGCTTTGGCGGTGATCCGGGAAGCCCAATTAGATCCGGACATGGTTAATGTCAATGGCGGAGCCATTGCCTTGGGTCATCCTTTGGGTTGCAGTGGTGCAAGATTGAGCATGACCCTCATTAGAGAACTTAAAAGCCAAAACAAGAAATTTGGAATAGCGACCGCTTGCGTAGGAGGGGGTCAGGGTATAGCTGCTGTCTTCGAAGCTTTTTAA
- a CDS encoding OmpH family outer membrane protein, with translation MVNPNSVLRVLCMFCLLMSTSLVWSQKIGHLNSRTLLDSLKETKDISIELANYEKALSETGEKMVIKFQSNLELYRKEVASGNLTPVKQKQMESELEVEQDAIGKYQQSARESLEKRKTDLLSPLLSKIDKAIDEVALEGAFSMIFDSSVSMLFVDLSFDVSALVLSKLNQSK, from the coding sequence ATGGTCAATCCAAATAGTGTATTGCGCGTGCTCTGCATGTTCTGCTTGCTGATGAGTACTTCTTTGGTCTGGAGTCAAAAGATTGGTCATTTAAATTCCAGAACTTTATTGGACAGTCTGAAAGAGACAAAGGACATTTCCATTGAACTGGCCAATTATGAAAAGGCCTTGTCGGAAACAGGTGAAAAAATGGTGATCAAATTTCAATCCAATCTAGAGTTGTATCGCAAGGAGGTCGCATCAGGTAATCTCACGCCTGTTAAACAAAAGCAAATGGAAAGTGAGTTGGAAGTTGAGCAGGACGCGATTGGAAAATACCAGCAAAGTGCAAGAGAATCTCTTGAAAAACGCAAGACCGATTTATTAAGTCCACTTTTGTCAAAAATTGACAAAGCCATTGATGAGGTAGCATTGGAAGGGGCTTTCAGTATGATTTTTGACAGCTCTGTATCTATGTTGTTTGTTGATCTCTCTTTTGATGTCTCAGCCCTGGTCCTCAGCAAGCTCAACCAATCCAAATAA
- a CDS encoding twin-arginine translocase TatA/TatE family subunit, whose amino-acid sequence MNLLFIGNLGGWEIVAVVFVVLLLFGGKKIPELMKGLGAGIREFNNAKNAINTEIKEGMREAERSKPSDSNS is encoded by the coding sequence ATGAATCTATTATTTATTGGTAATCTTGGCGGTTGGGAAATCGTTGCAGTGGTTTTTGTGGTTTTGTTGTTGTTTGGTGGCAAAAAAATTCCGGAGTTAATGAAAGGACTTGGTGCAGGCATCAGAGAATTTAACAATGCCAAAAATGCGATTAATACGGAAATTAAAGAAGGCATGCGTGAGGCAGAGCGCAGCAAACCCTCTGATTCCAATAGCTGA
- a CDS encoding isopenicillin N synthase family oxygenase, which produces MASFIPVLDLHLFKSSNPLDKQKFVDGIGQAFREIGFVCIKNHGIDKDLVSRFYTCAREFFSLPLEVKLKYEIPGLAGQRGYTSFGKEHAKHSRVADLKEFYQIGQTVRGDDSIKSEYPDNVMTDALPQFTEIGNQLFRSFEDSGSILLEAIALHLDLTFDYFHSKIWNGNSILRAIHYPPIIQEPETAIRSEQHEDINLITLLVGASAGGLQVLTMNGEWIEAMPGEDEIVVNVGDMLQRLTNNVLKSTTHRVVNPPKEQWHVPRLSIPFFLHPRSSMDLSCLPNCVSNENPLHYDPITAGDYLDERLREIGLKK; this is translated from the coding sequence ATGGCATCTTTCATTCCGGTTTTGGACTTGCATCTGTTTAAATCATCCAATCCATTGGATAAACAAAAATTTGTTGATGGGATTGGACAAGCCTTTCGGGAAATAGGTTTTGTTTGTATTAAGAATCATGGAATTGATAAAGATCTCGTTTCCAGATTTTATACATGTGCCAGGGAGTTTTTTAGTTTACCTCTGGAAGTTAAATTGAAATACGAAATTCCAGGATTGGCTGGTCAGAGGGGATATACTTCCTTTGGTAAGGAGCACGCAAAACATTCCAGGGTAGCTGATTTAAAGGAATTTTACCAGATTGGCCAAACAGTCAGGGGCGATGACAGCATTAAATCTGAATATCCTGATAATGTGATGACAGATGCTTTACCTCAATTTACTGAGATAGGAAATCAGCTTTTCCGCTCTTTTGAAGATTCTGGGTCGATTTTACTGGAGGCAATAGCCCTGCATTTGGACTTGACTTTTGATTACTTTCATTCTAAAATTTGGAATGGCAACAGTATCCTCAGAGCAATTCATTATCCTCCCATTATTCAGGAACCTGAAACAGCCATTCGGTCCGAACAACACGAAGACATCAACTTGATTACCCTATTGGTGGGAGCCAGTGCTGGCGGACTTCAGGTATTGACCATGAACGGTGAATGGATTGAAGCCATGCCTGGTGAGGATGAAATTGTTGTGAATGTCGGAGATATGCTACAAAGATTAACCAACAATGTATTAAAATCTACGACACATCGGGTGGTTAATCCACCCAAAGAACAGTGGCATGTACCCAGACTCTCCATTCCCTTTTTCCTTCATCCCAGAAGCTCTATGGATTTGAGTTGTTTGCCAAATTGTGTGTCAAATGAAAATCCATTGCATTATGATCCAATTACCGCTGGTGATTATTTGGATGAAAGATTAAGAGAAATTGGTTTAAAGAAATAG
- a CDS encoding aldehyde dehydrogenase gives MKQIKNFISGHYVDSLDGKNFDLLNPATGHKIGKIARSSAEDVEKAVEASAAAFPSWSQTKPEERFRILQRISDLIIEKNEELAIAETNDTGKPLSLSSNIEIPRAASNFRFFATAAMQFSSESHAMPGSINYTLRQPIGIVGCISPWNLPLYLFSWKIAPALAAGNCVVAKPSELSPSTAFMLGEICKEAGLPDGVLNILHGLGPEVGESIVRHPSIKAISFTGGTNTGKLISKIAGPMFKKISLELGGKNPCLVFNDCDYSKTLSEVSRLSFSNQGQICLCGSRILVQSGIYEKFKIDLVKKAESLRIGDPLEDGVQFGSVISEEHMNKVLKYIHLAKEEGGNCLTGGKRYIPEGRCKEGFFVLPTIFEGLGPDCKTNQEEIFGPVITLQKFETEHEALELANASEYGLASTLWTSDLSRAHRLASHLNTGIVWINCWLNRDLRTPFGGMNQSGVGREGGWEAMKFFTEPKNICIQYG, from the coding sequence ATGAAGCAAATCAAAAATTTTATATCTGGGCACTATGTTGATTCCTTGGATGGGAAGAATTTTGATTTATTGAATCCTGCGACTGGACATAAGATAGGCAAAATTGCCAGGAGTTCGGCAGAAGATGTAGAAAAAGCAGTCGAGGCGTCTGCAGCCGCTTTTCCAAGCTGGTCTCAGACAAAACCGGAAGAAAGGTTTAGAATACTTCAACGGATATCAGACCTAATCATTGAAAAGAATGAGGAATTAGCCATTGCAGAAACCAACGACACCGGTAAACCTCTCAGTCTTTCAAGCAATATCGAAATCCCAAGGGCAGCGAGCAATTTTAGATTTTTTGCCACTGCTGCCATGCAGTTTTCCTCGGAAAGTCACGCCATGCCAGGAAGCATCAACTATACCCTCAGACAGCCCATCGGAATTGTTGGATGCATTTCTCCCTGGAATTTGCCGCTCTATTTATTTAGTTGGAAGATAGCCCCGGCTTTGGCAGCGGGCAATTGCGTTGTAGCAAAACCTTCGGAACTAAGTCCAAGCACTGCTTTTATGTTGGGTGAGATTTGTAAAGAAGCCGGATTGCCGGATGGCGTGCTCAATATTCTACACGGCTTGGGGCCTGAGGTGGGTGAATCAATCGTGAGACATCCATCCATTAAGGCAATTAGTTTTACAGGAGGAACAAATACCGGGAAGCTCATCAGCAAGATCGCCGGACCCATGTTCAAGAAAATAAGTCTTGAACTCGGTGGAAAAAATCCTTGTTTGGTTTTCAACGATTGTGATTACTCCAAAACACTCAGTGAGGTGTCCAGATTATCCTTTTCCAACCAGGGCCAAATTTGTCTTTGTGGGTCCAGGATTCTGGTACAATCCGGCATTTATGAAAAATTTAAAATTGATTTGGTTAAAAAAGCTGAGAGTCTTAGGATTGGAGATCCTTTGGAAGATGGAGTCCAGTTTGGTTCAGTGATTTCTGAGGAGCACATGAACAAAGTTCTCAAATACATCCATCTTGCCAAAGAGGAAGGAGGTAATTGTCTAACAGGCGGCAAGCGCTATATACCAGAGGGACGTTGTAAAGAGGGTTTTTTTGTTTTGCCCACCATTTTTGAGGGCCTTGGTCCAGATTGTAAGACAAATCAGGAAGAAATATTTGGACCGGTGATTACCCTGCAAAAGTTTGAAACTGAACATGAGGCCCTGGAGCTCGCCAATGCCAGTGAATATGGATTGGCATCGACTCTATGGACAAGCGATTTGAGTAGAGCGCATCGGCTGGCTTCGCATTTGAATACCGGAATTGTATGGATCAATTGCTGGTTAAACAGAGATTTGCGCACACCCTTTGGAGGCATGAATCAAAGTGGTGTTGGGCGGGAAGGCGGATGGGAGGCCATGAAGTTTTTCACAGAACCAAAAAATATCTGTATCCAATACGGATGA
- a CDS encoding ABC transporter permease gives MRILHHFGSYVIWLGQVWKKPENLRMYWKETLRQMEVIGIGSIIIVGLIAIFIGAVTAVQFSYQMEGTLIPRFYIGYIVRDMTIIELAPTFSCMVLAGKVGSSLASELGGMRQKEHIDAMEIMGVNTAAFLIQPKIIAAVTVIPMLVCLAAGISIVGGYLASVPMGLFSNEEYIQGLRSFFEPYNVTVMFVKSVVFSFLLTTVSCYQGYFVKGGSIELGHASTQAVVFSNILILLSDYLIAMLMTS, from the coding sequence ATGAGAATTTTACATCACTTTGGTAGTTATGTCATTTGGTTGGGTCAGGTTTGGAAAAAACCTGAAAACTTACGAATGTATTGGAAAGAGACTTTGCGACAAATGGAAGTCATTGGTATAGGGTCAATCATCATCGTAGGGTTAATTGCTATTTTTATTGGTGCGGTAACAGCTGTGCAGTTTTCTTATCAAATGGAAGGTACGCTGATACCCAGGTTTTACATTGGTTATATTGTGAGAGATATGACCATTATTGAACTAGCTCCTACATTTTCCTGCATGGTCCTTGCGGGTAAAGTCGGATCAAGCCTTGCATCGGAGCTTGGAGGAATGCGTCAAAAAGAACACATCGATGCCATGGAAATTATGGGCGTAAATACCGCCGCATTTTTAATTCAACCGAAAATTATAGCCGCTGTTACAGTGATTCCGATGTTGGTTTGTTTGGCTGCAGGGATCAGCATTGTCGGTGGATATCTGGCGAGTGTACCCATGGGATTGTTTAGCAATGAAGAATATATTCAGGGTCTCAGATCATTTTTTGAACCCTATAATGTAACCGTTATGTTTGTAAAATCGGTCGTATTTTCCTTTTTATTAACGACTGTATCTTGTTATCAGGGATATTTTGTAAAAGGAGGAAGTATCGAATTGGGACATGCAAGTACACAGGCTGTTGTGTTTTCAAATATATTAATTTTACTTTCGGATTATTTAATAGCCATGTTAATGACCTCATGA
- a CDS encoding ATP-binding cassette domain-containing protein, giving the protein MIRAENIFKSFGDHQVLNDVNCLFERGKTNLIIGRSGAGKTVLLKILIGLIEPSSGRVYYDQVEFYSLSKQEKRELRMQIGMLFQGSALFDSMTVEENIRFPMDMFTKQTSKEKEKRVNYCLERVNLEGQNKKYPSELSGGMQKRVGIARAIVLNPKYLFCDEPNSGLDPKTSIVIDELISDITHDLNTITIINTHDMNSVMQIGEKIFFIHDGELHWTGTSAEVLNNQDEELQGFIFASPFLQRLRANM; this is encoded by the coding sequence ATGATCCGGGCTGAAAATATATTCAAAAGCTTTGGCGATCATCAGGTGCTCAATGATGTAAATTGTCTGTTTGAACGCGGAAAAACGAATTTGATCATTGGCCGATCCGGTGCAGGTAAGACAGTGTTGTTAAAAATTCTAATTGGTCTTATCGAACCATCTTCAGGACGGGTGTATTATGACCAAGTAGAGTTTTATTCCTTGTCGAAACAAGAGAAAAGAGAACTCAGAATGCAGATTGGAATGCTATTTCAGGGTTCTGCCCTGTTTGATTCGATGACTGTGGAAGAAAACATACGATTTCCCATGGATATGTTTACCAAACAGACTTCGAAAGAAAAAGAAAAGAGGGTCAATTATTGTTTAGAAAGAGTCAATCTTGAAGGGCAAAATAAGAAATACCCTTCTGAGTTATCCGGAGGAATGCAAAAAAGAGTTGGAATCGCACGAGCCATTGTTTTGAATCCAAAATATCTTTTTTGCGATGAACCCAATAGTGGACTGGATCCAAAGACATCGATTGTCATTGATGAACTTATTTCAGACATAACACATGATTTAAATACAATTACTATTATCAACACACATGACATGAATAGTGTAATGCAAATTGGCGAAAAGATCTTTTTTATTCATGATGGAGAGCTGCACTGGACCGGTACCAGTGCTGAAGTACTCAACAATCAGGATGAGGAATTACAAGGATTTATTTTTGCATCACCATTCTTGCAAAGGCTTAGGGCGAACATGTAA